From Natranaerobius trueperi, a single genomic window includes:
- a CDS encoding IS110 family transposase has translation MKYTQNERIKQVQESTLIIGVDIAKESHVARAQDFRGVELQDQ, from the coding sequence ATGAAGTATACTCAAAATGAAAGAATTAAGCAAGTGCAAGAATCAACATTAATCATAGGTGTAGACATTGCTAAAGAATCACATGTAGCAAGAGCTCAGGACTTTAGAGGTGTTGAGTTGCAAGACCAATAA